In Deinococcus sp. Leaf326, a single genomic region encodes these proteins:
- a CDS encoding glycine betaine ABC transporter substrate-binding protein, whose protein sequence is MNRLSSVLLSLTAAALIGTAAAKPIVVGSKLDPEAQVLGQMILLTLKNAGLDVTDKTALGDTGVLRKAISSGEVDVYPEYTGNVVYLFPEAKITPAQAGNRTQILVLARRLDAPKGITWLNPANVNNTWVISVPQKLAQANKLTSVADLARYVKGGGAFKIAGSPEYFNRPDTFPAFEKAYGFKLTAAQKLVLAGATPPQTQQAAAAGTNGVNGAMAYGTDGTLSALNLVALTDPKGAQAVYQPSPTIRTSVLKANPQIAGLLNKVFATLDAPTMQRLNGQVALEGRTASDVAAAYLKSKNLIK, encoded by the coding sequence ATGAACCGACTGTCCTCCGTTTTGCTGTCCCTGACCGCCGCCGCACTGATCGGCACCGCCGCCGCCAAGCCCATCGTGGTGGGCAGCAAGCTCGACCCCGAGGCGCAGGTGCTGGGGCAGATGATCCTGCTGACCCTCAAGAACGCCGGCCTGGACGTCACCGACAAGACCGCCCTGGGCGACACCGGCGTGCTGCGCAAGGCCATCTCCTCCGGCGAGGTGGACGTGTACCCCGAGTACACCGGCAACGTCGTGTACCTGTTCCCCGAGGCCAAGATCACCCCGGCGCAGGCCGGTAACCGCACGCAGATCCTGGTGCTGGCCCGCCGCCTCGACGCGCCCAAGGGCATCACGTGGCTCAACCCCGCCAACGTGAACAACACCTGGGTCATCTCGGTGCCCCAGAAGCTCGCGCAGGCCAACAAGCTGACGAGCGTGGCCGACCTCGCGCGCTACGTCAAGGGCGGCGGCGCGTTCAAGATCGCGGGCAGCCCCGAATACTTCAACCGCCCCGACACCTTCCCAGCGTTCGAGAAGGCCTACGGCTTCAAGCTCACGGCCGCGCAGAAGCTTGTGCTGGCCGGCGCGACCCCGCCCCAGACCCAGCAGGCCGCCGCCGCCGGCACCAACGGCGTGAACGGCGCGATGGCGTACGGCACCGACGGCACCCTGAGCGCCCTGAACCTCGTGGCCCTTACCGACCCCAAGGGCGCGCAGGCCGTGTATCAGCCCTCACCCACGATCCGTACGAGCGTGCTGAAGGCCAACCCGCAGATCGCCGGGCTGCTCAACAAGGTCTTCGCCACTCTGGACGCCCCCACCATGCAGCGCCTGAACGGTCAGGTGGCCCTCGAAGGCCGCACGGCCAGCGACGTGGCCGCCGCCTACCTCAAGAGCAAGAACCTCATCAAGTGA
- a CDS encoding GGDEF domain-containing protein: MNSPDDWTFEHLPLPALLWPSRWSGVAPRPNAAFTRTFGLDLLLARRPDLGHLPDGAHVLRLGRPGAAWDWDARVCRLHLGTRPDGSRLALVVDLQAEYQDPLTGLEDRRALLLDTGETAQTQLGSLALLDVDGFKEVNDTLGHKAGDDALRALAELLAAAARSWGARAYRLGGDEFVVCAPGYLGARELGTVQAQFAEHLAAQLPGTRLRGAAPRSFSYGLAQAPQDGAALAELLRCADARLAGSKKRRRGTQAAQVARLQERPAAVLAPDGPALLWPGLSWLPLRKNA; this comes from the coding sequence TTGAATTCCCCTGACGACTGGACCTTCGAACACCTGCCGCTGCCTGCCCTGCTGTGGCCCTCGCGCTGGAGCGGCGTCGCTCCCCGGCCCAACGCCGCCTTCACGCGGACCTTTGGTCTCGACCTGCTGCTCGCGCGCCGGCCGGACCTGGGGCATCTGCCGGACGGCGCCCACGTGTTGCGGCTGGGCCGTCCCGGCGCCGCCTGGGACTGGGACGCGCGGGTGTGCCGGCTGCATCTGGGCACCCGGCCCGACGGGTCGCGGCTCGCCCTGGTGGTGGACCTTCAGGCCGAGTATCAGGACCCATTGACCGGTCTGGAGGACCGCCGCGCCCTGCTGCTCGACACGGGGGAGACGGCCCAGACGCAGCTCGGCAGCCTCGCCCTGCTCGACGTCGACGGATTCAAGGAGGTCAACGACACCCTCGGCCACAAGGCTGGCGACGACGCCCTGCGCGCGCTGGCCGAGCTGCTCGCGGCGGCGGCCCGGAGCTGGGGGGCGCGGGCCTACCGCCTGGGCGGCGACGAGTTCGTGGTCTGCGCGCCCGGCTATCTGGGGGCCAGAGAACTGGGCACGGTCCAGGCCCAGTTCGCCGAGCACCTCGCGGCCCAGTTGCCCGGTACCCGGCTGCGCGGCGCCGCTCCGCGCAGCTTTTCCTACGGTCTGGCCCAGGCCCCCCAGGACGGCGCCGCGCTGGCCGAGCTGCTGCGCTGCGCCGACGCCCGGCTGGCGGGCAGCAAGAAGCGCCGGCGCGGTACCCAGGCTGCCCAGGTCGCCCGGCTTCAGGAGCGCCCTGCGGCCGTGCTGGCACCGGACGGCCCGGCCCTCCTCTGGCCGGGGCTGTCGTGGCTGCCGCTGCGCAAGAACGCCTGA
- a CDS encoding ABC transporter substrate-binding protein — MKRLLLTAVLACTATALADVRVGVIVSGTGPAASLGIPERNTVALLPQTIAGQKVVYTILDDASDTTAAVTAARKLVQENKVDLIIGTTTTPASLAMIDVAAESKTPMISLAASESIIKPVDARRSWVFKTPQTDALMAAAIAAHMASTGIKTVGYIGFNDAYGEGWLAELQKAAATRGLKIVATERYARTDTSVTGQVLKVVAARPDAVLIGASGVPAVLPQKALKDRGYAGKIYQTHGVANADFLRVGGKDVEGAILPAGPVLVADQLPATNPNRKVGLSYVNLYEGKYGQGSVSTFGAHLWDAGLILQKAVPQALKKAKPGTPEFRSALRDAIEGTRNVIGAHGIFNYSSSDHLGLDARSRVMVQVVNGTWKLLK; from the coding sequence ATGAAGCGTCTGCTCTTGACTGCTGTTCTCGCCTGTACCGCCACCGCCCTCGCCGACGTCCGCGTGGGGGTGATCGTCTCGGGGACCGGCCCCGCCGCCAGCCTGGGCATCCCCGAGCGCAACACGGTTGCCCTGCTGCCCCAGACCATCGCGGGCCAGAAGGTCGTGTACACGATCCTGGACGACGCCTCCGACACCACCGCCGCCGTGACGGCCGCGCGCAAACTCGTCCAGGAAAACAAGGTGGACCTCATCATCGGCACGACGACCACCCCGGCGTCCCTGGCCATGATTGACGTGGCTGCCGAGAGCAAGACCCCCATGATCTCGCTGGCGGCCTCCGAGAGCATCATCAAGCCCGTGGACGCGCGGCGCTCCTGGGTGTTCAAGACGCCGCAGACCGACGCCCTGATGGCGGCGGCTATCGCGGCCCACATGGCGAGCACCGGCATCAAGACGGTCGGGTACATTGGCTTCAACGACGCCTACGGCGAAGGCTGGCTTGCCGAATTGCAGAAGGCGGCGGCGACGCGCGGCCTGAAGATAGTCGCCACCGAGCGCTACGCCCGCACCGATACGAGCGTGACCGGGCAGGTGCTCAAGGTGGTGGCCGCGCGCCCCGACGCCGTCCTCATCGGCGCCTCGGGCGTACCGGCCGTACTGCCGCAAAAAGCCCTGAAGGACCGCGGCTACGCCGGCAAGATCTACCAGACGCACGGCGTCGCCAATGCGGACTTCCTGCGGGTGGGCGGCAAGGACGTCGAGGGCGCGATTCTGCCCGCCGGGCCGGTGCTCGTCGCCGATCAGCTCCCGGCCACCAATCCCAACCGCAAGGTGGGGCTGAGCTACGTGAACCTGTACGAGGGCAAATACGGCCAGGGCAGCGTCTCGACCTTCGGCGCCCACCTGTGGGACGCGGGCCTGATCCTGCAAAAAGCCGTGCCCCAGGCCCTGAAAAAGGCCAAGCCTGGCACCCCCGAGTTCCGCTCGGCCCTGCGGGACGCCATCGAGGGCACGCGCAACGTGATCGGCGCGCACGGCATCTTCAACTACAGCTCGTCCGACCACCTGGGTCTGGACGCCCGCAGCCGCGTGATGGTGCAGGTCGTCAACGGCACCTGGAAGCTGCTGAAGTAG